One window of the bacterium genome contains the following:
- a CDS encoding DUF4931 domain-containing protein, with protein MSEFRFDPVKRTWVILSAERGHRPSHYQSSSQAVPEPENCPFCPGNEAMTPPEVFSHRSPDTVPDSPGWQVRVVPNKFPALEIQLPWEPYTEGIHSQIPGFGLYEVVIETPVKNRQMVDMDDGEIMEILAVFRERMRIHFKDGRFKTVILFKNHGKDAGASLAHSHTQLIALPVIPNNVDSQLESFEKHLALTGRCLMCDILEREGKDQARVVEETGGYLVLAPFAASSPFQLNIVPEDHGHDFSTSSDDSLGNLAPVLGGTLRRLRSVLGEHPWNMVLHNAPMAVEGKTDVTAYHWFLEITPRLTIVAGFEMGSGFSINTVAPEECAELLREANRSQEPESRSQ; from the coding sequence TTGTCCGAGTTCAGATTCGATCCCGTGAAAAGAACCTGGGTGATCCTGTCGGCGGAGCGGGGGCACCGACCATCCCATTACCAGTCTTCATCCCAAGCTGTCCCTGAGCCGGAAAACTGTCCCTTCTGTCCTGGAAACGAGGCGATGACGCCGCCCGAGGTGTTCAGTCATCGCTCCCCTGACACAGTCCCTGATAGTCCGGGGTGGCAGGTGCGAGTGGTTCCCAACAAGTTTCCTGCTCTTGAAATCCAGCTGCCCTGGGAACCATACACGGAAGGGATCCACAGCCAGATCCCTGGTTTTGGCCTTTATGAGGTCGTCATCGAGACCCCGGTGAAGAACCGGCAGATGGTTGACATGGATGACGGGGAGATCATGGAGATCCTGGCCGTCTTTCGGGAGCGAATGCGCATTCACTTTAAAGACGGAAGGTTTAAAACAGTCATCCTGTTTAAGAACCACGGTAAGGACGCCGGGGCCAGTCTCGCTCATTCCCACACTCAGCTTATAGCCCTTCCTGTCATACCCAACAATGTTGATTCGCAACTTGAGAGCTTTGAGAAACATCTGGCTTTAACGGGCCGCTGCCTCATGTGCGATATCCTGGAAAGAGAAGGCAAGGACCAGGCCCGGGTCGTTGAGGAGACGGGCGGATATCTTGTTCTGGCTCCTTTCGCCGCATCTTCTCCTTTTCAACTGAACATTGTTCCCGAAGACCACGGCCACGATTTTTCAACGAGTAGCGACGACAGCCTGGGCAACCTTGCCCCGGTCCTCGGAGGAACGCTGAGACGCCTGCGCTCGGTCCTGGGTGAACATCCCTGGAACATGGTCCTGCACAACGCCCCGATGGCTGTGGAAGGGAAAACAGATGTTACGGCCTACCACTGGTTCCTGGAGATCACGCCGCGCCTGACGATCGTCGCGGGGTTCGAGATGGGCAGTGGGTTTAGTATAAATACCGTAGCTCCCGAAGAGTGTGCGGAGCTGCTCCGTGAAGCCAACAGGAGCCAGGAGCCAGAATCCAGGAGCCAGTAG
- the recJ gene encoding single-stranded-DNA-specific exonuclease RecJ, with the protein MNYKGKKWVVRPQDPETALQIAEALDTTSLVGQVLLNRGFGDIEDAAQFLNCQLADLIDPYVLHGMKDAVDRIILSLEKKEKTLVYGDYDVDGVTATSLILLFLRDLGFSTHYYIPKRVEEGYGVNKESLRKFSEEGVGLIITVDCGISSVEEIAYANSLGMSVIVTDHHEPPIKLPDAVALINPLLAGCPFPYKALSGVGLAFYLIAGLRKELREKGFFKEGEEPSLVHYLDLVAVGTIADIVPLTGINRILVRAGLEQINVNPRLGIKTLLDVCGIQPGHVDSSSVAYRLAPKINAAGRLSDAMRGVLLLTTESREDAEREAGFLDVENEERQRIEGKIYAEAVEMIQSNGIEKDFRSIVLSSADWHPGVVGIVASRLMERYYRPTILLCLDNGVYKGSARGIPNFHLYQGLARCRDLLLEFGGHKYAAGIKVVPENLEKFTERFESVVREVVPEDGFTQVMKLDAETSLEALGMEEVSKFQGLAPFGAGNPEPVILIKDVEILNPKVVGRDHLSFLARQNGVTMGAIAFRQAHELEHLKEKMELAAVPEVQVWRGVSQVKLRVKGMRAAEDK; encoded by the coding sequence ATGAATTACAAAGGAAAAAAATGGGTCGTACGGCCCCAGGATCCTGAAACAGCCCTCCAGATCGCTGAAGCGCTGGATACGACCTCCCTGGTGGGGCAGGTGCTCCTGAACCGTGGTTTTGGTGATATCGAGGACGCGGCTCAGTTCCTTAACTGTCAACTGGCCGATCTCATCGACCCCTACGTGCTCCACGGTATGAAGGATGCTGTCGACAGGATCATCCTCTCCCTGGAAAAGAAAGAAAAGACCCTGGTCTACGGGGATTATGATGTTGATGGCGTAACGGCCACCTCCCTCATCCTCCTCTTTTTAAGGGATCTCGGGTTCTCCACTCATTACTATATCCCCAAGAGGGTCGAGGAGGGATACGGGGTCAATAAAGAGAGTCTCCGGAAGTTTTCCGAAGAAGGAGTAGGACTCATAATAACCGTGGACTGCGGCATCTCCTCTGTGGAGGAAATTGCCTATGCCAATTCTCTAGGTATGAGCGTTATTGTCACGGATCATCATGAACCCCCGATAAAACTTCCGGATGCAGTTGCCCTTATTAACCCCCTTCTTGCCGGATGTCCCTTTCCCTATAAAGCTCTTTCGGGTGTGGGACTGGCTTTTTACCTTATTGCGGGTTTGAGAAAAGAGCTCCGGGAAAAAGGTTTTTTCAAGGAAGGGGAGGAGCCTTCCCTGGTGCACTACCTGGACCTGGTGGCTGTGGGAACTATCGCGGACATTGTCCCCCTTACCGGGATCAACAGGATCCTGGTCAGGGCTGGTCTCGAGCAGATCAACGTAAATCCAAGACTGGGTATAAAGACCCTCCTGGATGTCTGTGGAATACAGCCGGGGCATGTGGACTCCTCTTCTGTAGCCTACAGGCTGGCTCCCAAGATCAACGCCGCTGGTCGGCTCTCCGATGCCATGAGGGGCGTGCTGCTTCTGACTACCGAAAGTCGTGAGGATGCCGAACGGGAGGCCGGGTTCCTTGATGTGGAGAACGAGGAGCGGCAGCGGATAGAGGGGAAGATCTACGCCGAGGCAGTGGAGATGATCCAGTCAAACGGGATCGAGAAAGATTTCCGCAGCATCGTTTTAAGCTCGGCCGACTGGCATCCCGGAGTCGTAGGGATAGTGGCATCCCGGCTCATGGAACGGTACTACCGTCCCACCATCCTACTCTGCCTTGATAACGGAGTGTACAAAGGCTCGGCCAGAGGTATTCCCAATTTTCACCTGTATCAGGGCCTGGCCAGGTGCCGTGATCTCCTCCTTGAGTTCGGCGGCCACAAGTACGCTGCCGGGATCAAGGTCGTTCCCGAGAACCTGGAGAAGTTCACGGAGAGGTTCGAATCGGTGGTGAGGGAAGTGGTACCGGAAGACGGATTCACCCAGGTGATGAAGCTGGACGCCGAGACCAGTCTGGAAGCACTCGGGATGGAGGAGGTTAGCAAGTTTCAGGGGCTGGCCCCCTTCGGGGCAGGGAATCCGGAGCCGGTAATACTCATCAAGGACGTCGAGATCCTGAACCCGAAAGTGGTGGGCCGTGATCACCTCAGCTTTCTTGCCAGGCAAAACGGCGTGACAATGGGCGCCATAGCCTTTCGTCAGGCTCATGAACTGGAGCATCTCAAGGAAAAGATGGAACTGGCCGCTGTCCCGGAGGTACAGGTATGGCGGGGCGTCAGCCAGGTGAAGCTGCGGGTGAAAGGGATGCGCGCAGCTGAAGATAAATGA